Within Haloferax volcanii DS2, the genomic segment GCATAGTGCCTAGCGTAACTTTTGAAGATAGTTACCGAGGTGATTGTCAATCCAAGAAGCTGCGAAGCTCAGCTTGGTAGTGAGTTGCTCAAAGAGCCTGGTGAGGAGAGCGCGGTATTCTGCCGCGCTCTCCACAATCAGCGGCGAGGCTTCCCATTTAAGGCTCTTCCAGACCTGTTCGATTGGATTGAGATCGGGCGAGCCAACTGGGAGAAACACCAGATCAATCCCAAGTTGGTGTGCTCGCTTGCGCGTGTACTCACACACGTGCGACGAGAAGTTGTCCAACACGAGCAGAATCCGGCCGCCCGGATTCTGCTCGCGGACTCCTTCGAGACATTCGCAAATCCGCTCTTTCTCTTGAGTGCTCGGAAACTGCAGCACACTCTCACCGGAGACCGCATAGAACCCGACCGCTGGTTCGTCTAACTTCACCAGCGGTCGGGTGATGTGCGGATCATCCACGGTGTAGAGCCGCTGTGAGTTATCCCACGGTTGTGGATGAGATGTGTCGAGAAATCCAAGGACGGTCCCACCGTCCGTTCGGATTTCTTCGTCAACAACCCAGCCTTCGTCGTCATCTCCATCGCGTTTGTTGTGTGGCTCACCAGACTCCTCGTCGAACGCGTCGGCGACGCGTTCGTCGAGAATCTCTTCGGCGTTTTCAGGCCGTGATGGACGCTTAGTCCGCGGAATTGCGTAGGAGAGACCGAGCTTTTCGAGGAAGGTACTCAGGTAGACCGGATGAAATTCGACGTCGAATTCTTGCTTGATAAGATGCTGTATTTCTTGTTTCTTCCAGGGCTGACCCTCACGGAGAAGTTCCAAGAGATGCTGTTGTTGTTTTTCGTCGAGCTTCGGGGGCCTGCCGCCCCCGAAGTTCGGCATCAGAAGGCCGAGACCGCCTTTGTTCCATCGGCGTGCCCACCGAGTACCAGTAGCGGAGGACCTGCCGACGTCGTCGGCAGCGTCCTCCAAAGTTGCGCCCTTGTAAACTCGTTTGATGAAGATAAGCCGCTCAGTGAGTTTCTGGTCAGTAGACTCCATAAGGAGTCGGTCGAGATCGTCCTCACTGAGGTGACGGACGATCTCTTTGCGGCGATCTCCAGACATACTCACACATCAGATTCCAGCTTCATAACTTCCCCTAAGCACTACGCTCGCGCAACTCATCAGAGGGAAACGCTCTTTGAATCCGGTCAACTATGACCGAATCCGGTGGGCTGTAGGTCATACTTCCCACCGGGTTCCTCAATCAGGTAGTTGCGACGATATCAAATCAACAGACAGCAACTGGATTCTTCGTTAAACTAGAACGGATGGTTGTGGCACATTTGATTTTATCAACGACGCATTTCACGATGGGTTCACGAAGTTCTCGGTAGTTTCAACAAGGCAAGCAACAGCATTTGCTTTTTTGTCGTCCGGTTGGTGTCAAAGCTGTCTCTCGCAACGGTCGTCAAGGTCGAGAAATAAGTGAGTGGCGAACACCTACTCGTCGATCATCTCGCGGAGACGTATCGTACGTTCGTTCAGCGTCTCCAACGCTTGAGAATGACCCTCAACTTCAGACTCTAACGCTGACGTTCTATCTTCCAAACTTGAAAGCCGGGACACCACCTCATCAAGGTCCTCA encodes:
- a CDS encoding IS630-like element ISHvo8 family transposase; this encodes MSGDRRKEIVRHLSEDDLDRLLMESTDQKLTERLIFIKRVYKGATLEDAADDVGRSSATGTRWARRWNKGGLGLLMPNFGGGRPPKLDEKQQQHLLELLREGQPWKKQEIQHLIKQEFDVEFHPVYLSTFLEKLGLSYAIPRTKRPSRPENAEEILDERVADAFDEESGEPHNKRDGDDDEGWVVDEEIRTDGGTVLGFLDTSHPQPWDNSQRLYTVDDPHITRPLVKLDEPAVGFYAVSGESVLQFPSTQEKERICECLEGVREQNPGGRILLVLDNFSSHVCEYTRKRAHQLGIDLVFLPVGSPDLNPIEQVWKSLKWEASPLIVESAAEYRALLTRLFEQLTTKLSFAASWIDNHLGNYLQKLR